The following coding sequences lie in one Seriola aureovittata isolate HTS-2021-v1 ecotype China chromosome 5, ASM2101889v1, whole genome shotgun sequence genomic window:
- the lysmd3 gene encoding lysM and putative peptidoglycan-binding domain-containing protein 3 isoform X2, whose translation MSSRSQHYGFQSATMVQPANGGHAYLFGNNGSENDLSEEDGESYELRPRGRERLRRSTSRERMDDIIYLTRDIQEGDTLNSIALQYHCSVADIKRANNLLTEQDFFALRSVKIPVRRFSVLTETHSTGPLKSASPSGARRLPQISPVTSLPSESSTDSSSSSTDSVEGFLLEKDKDIERLVKSTGPSRSSLNEVVSSLTLQQQQQQQQPLLAEVEYKPVQRKDPYYGADWGMRWWTAVAIMLVVGIVTPVFYLLYYEVLMKADVSHHGIPTQAQSDMYHGSHHDSNVDSHVGEHNHAGAGPGHNAGSVGNGNPQGPGVDKAGDGEHNGKDKT comes from the exons atgtCCAGTAGAAGCCAGCACTATGGGTTCCAGTCAGCCACCATGGTGCAACCTGCCAATGGCGGTCATGCCTATCTGTTTGGAAACAATGGCTCAGAGAATGACCTGTCAGAGGAGGATGGGGAGAGCTATGAGCTGCGGCCTCGTGGCAGAGAGAGGCTACGGAGGAGCACTTCCAGAGAAAGGATGGACGATATTATCTACCTGACCAGAGATATCCAAGAGGGTGACACTCTGAACAGCATTGCCCTGCAGTACCATTGCTCA GTGGCTGACATTAAGCGTGCCAACAACCTCTTGACAGAGCAGGACTTCTTTGCCCTGCGTTCAGTTAAGATTCCTGTGAGGCGCTTCAGCGTCCTCACTGAGACTCACAGCACTGGTCCTCTTAAATCTGCCTCCCCCTCAGGTGCCAGACGCCTTCCTCAGATCTCCCCTGTTACCTCCCTCCCTTCTGAGTCCTCCACagactcctcttcttcttctaccgACAGTGTAGAAGGATTTCTCCTGGAGAAGGACAAGGACATTGAGCGGCTGGTGAAATCGACAGGCCCGTCTCGGAGCAGCCTGAATGAAGTTGTGTCCTCCTTaacgctgcagcagcagcagcagcagcagcagccgctgCTAGCAGAAGTAGAGTATAAACCCGTTCAGAGAAAGGACCCTTATTATGGAGCTGACTGGGGCATGAGATGGTGGACAGCAGTGGCCATCATGCTGGTTGTTGGTATAGTCAcgcctgtgttttatttgctgtaCTATGAGGTTCTAATGAAAGCTGATGTCAGCCATCATGGCATTCCTACACAAGCTCAAAGCGACATGTATCATGGATCTCACCATGACAGTAATGTGGACTCTCATGTTGGAGAACATAACCATGCAGGGGCTGGACCTGGACATAATGCTGGAAGTGTGGGTAATGGGAATCCCCAGGGACCAGGTGTGGACAAAGCAGGAGATGGTGAACACAATGGGAAAGACAAAACATAG
- the lysmd3 gene encoding lysM and putative peptidoglycan-binding domain-containing protein 3 isoform X1, with product MVEVDDDIDWTFVGEEKMSSRSQHYGFQSATMVQPANGGHAYLFGNNGSENDLSEEDGESYELRPRGRERLRRSTSRERMDDIIYLTRDIQEGDTLNSIALQYHCSVADIKRANNLLTEQDFFALRSVKIPVRRFSVLTETHSTGPLKSASPSGARRLPQISPVTSLPSESSTDSSSSSTDSVEGFLLEKDKDIERLVKSTGPSRSSLNEVVSSLTLQQQQQQQQPLLAEVEYKPVQRKDPYYGADWGMRWWTAVAIMLVVGIVTPVFYLLYYEVLMKADVSHHGIPTQAQSDMYHGSHHDSNVDSHVGEHNHAGAGPGHNAGSVGNGNPQGPGVDKAGDGEHNGKDKT from the exons ATGGTCGAAGTGGACGACGACATCGACTGGACTTTTGTGGG tgaagaaaaaatgtCCAGTAGAAGCCAGCACTATGGGTTCCAGTCAGCCACCATGGTGCAACCTGCCAATGGCGGTCATGCCTATCTGTTTGGAAACAATGGCTCAGAGAATGACCTGTCAGAGGAGGATGGGGAGAGCTATGAGCTGCGGCCTCGTGGCAGAGAGAGGCTACGGAGGAGCACTTCCAGAGAAAGGATGGACGATATTATCTACCTGACCAGAGATATCCAAGAGGGTGACACTCTGAACAGCATTGCCCTGCAGTACCATTGCTCA GTGGCTGACATTAAGCGTGCCAACAACCTCTTGACAGAGCAGGACTTCTTTGCCCTGCGTTCAGTTAAGATTCCTGTGAGGCGCTTCAGCGTCCTCACTGAGACTCACAGCACTGGTCCTCTTAAATCTGCCTCCCCCTCAGGTGCCAGACGCCTTCCTCAGATCTCCCCTGTTACCTCCCTCCCTTCTGAGTCCTCCACagactcctcttcttcttctaccgACAGTGTAGAAGGATTTCTCCTGGAGAAGGACAAGGACATTGAGCGGCTGGTGAAATCGACAGGCCCGTCTCGGAGCAGCCTGAATGAAGTTGTGTCCTCCTTaacgctgcagcagcagcagcagcagcagcagccgctgCTAGCAGAAGTAGAGTATAAACCCGTTCAGAGAAAGGACCCTTATTATGGAGCTGACTGGGGCATGAGATGGTGGACAGCAGTGGCCATCATGCTGGTTGTTGGTATAGTCAcgcctgtgttttatttgctgtaCTATGAGGTTCTAATGAAAGCTGATGTCAGCCATCATGGCATTCCTACACAAGCTCAAAGCGACATGTATCATGGATCTCACCATGACAGTAATGTGGACTCTCATGTTGGAGAACATAACCATGCAGGGGCTGGACCTGGACATAATGCTGGAAGTGTGGGTAATGGGAATCCCCAGGGACCAGGTGTGGACAAAGCAGGAGATGGTGAACACAATGGGAAAGACAAAACATAG